One Streptomyces formicae genomic window, GACCTGACCGGACTGCCCCTCGAGCGGGTCGCCGACTCCGCCACCGCGAGCCTGCGGGGCACCGCGTACCTCGCCGGTGTCGCCCAGGGCCTGTGGTCCTCGCTCGAAGAGGTCGTCGAGGCACAGCCGCACGGCCGGGTCTTCGAGCCCGCGATCGCGGCGGCCGAGCGCACCACGCAGCGTTCGGCCTGGCGCGACGTACTCATCGCCCACCTCGGCGACCCGGCGCTGCTCCCCCTGAAGGACCAGCGCCCCGAACCCCCCACCCGCACCAGGAGTTGATGTTGTGATCACCATGCCCGCCAGGAAGCCGCGGCGCAGCGCCGCGGCGGCCCGCCGAACGCCCCTGCTGCTCGACCGGAAGGCCCTCAAGCGGCAACTGGCCGACGACACCTACGACGTGCTCGTCATAGGGGGTGGCGTCACCGGGGCGTACGCCGTGCTCGACGCGGCCTCGCGCGGGCTGCGCGCGGCGCTGATCGAGAAGGACGACTTCGCCTCCGGCACGTCGTCGAAGTCCTCGAAGATGGTGCACGGCGGCCTGCGCTACATCGAGCAGGGCAACGTCAACCTGGTCCGCCACTCGCTCCTGGAGCGGCACAGGTTCCGCAAGAACGCCCCGCACCTGGTGCACCGGCTGCCGTTCCTCTTCCCGATCCTGGAGAAGGAGGGCATCTTCGACGCCCGACTCGCCAAGGGCTTCGAGGGCCTGCTGTGGACGTACGACCTGGTCGGCGGCTGGCGGATCGGCAAACTGCACCAGCGGCTGACCGTCCCCGAGGTGCTCGCCCAGGCGCCGACGCTGCGCGCGGAGAACCTCAGGGGCGGGCTGATGTACTTCGACGCCCGTACCGATGACGCCCGGCTCGTCCTGACCATCGTGCGGACCGCGGCCGCGCTCGGTGCGACGGTCCTCAACGGCGCCAAGGCCGAAGGGCTGCTGACGCGACAGGGCAAGGTGGCCGGTGCCCGGGTCGCCGCGGACGGCGACACCTTCGACATCCGCGCGCGGGCGGTCGTCAACGCCACCGGCGTGTGGACCGACGAGCTCGACGCGAAGGCGGACGACGGTCACAGGCCGCAGGTCAGGCCCGCCAAGGGCGTCCACATCGTGGTGCCGTGGGACAAGGTGCGGATCAACTGCACGGTCACCGTGCCGATCCCGGGCCGGGCCCGCCGCGCGACCTGCACCCGCTGGGGCAACAGCGTCGTGCTCGGCACCACCGACGAGGACTACCAGGGCTCCCCCGACGACGTGCACTGCACGCGTCAGGAGATGGACTTCCTCCTGGAGGGCGCCAACACCGCCTTCGAGGGGAAGCTCACCCCGGACGACGTCGTCGGCTCCATCGGCGGTCTGCGCCCGCTGGTCGGCGGCAAGGAGGGCGCGACGCTCGACATGCGCCGCGACCACCACATCACCGTCGGCCGCACCGGCATGGTGACGGTGACCGGCGGCAAGCTCACCACCAGTCGGCACATGGGCGAACTCGTCGTCGACAAGGTGATGGCGGTCCTCGGCCGCAAGGGGAAGAGCCGCACCGCCGACCTGCCGCTGCTCGGCGGCGCGGGTCACGACACCGAGGCCGTCGCGGCCTCCGGCGGGATCGCCGCACACCTCGGGGAGCGCTTCGGTACCGAGGCCCGCTTCGTCGGCGACCTGATCCAGGACGATCCCGCGCTCGCCGAGCCGATCGTCGCGGGACTCCCGTACACCAAGGCCGAGGTGGTCTACGCGGCCCGCGCCGAGCTGGCCCGCTCGGTCGACGACGTGCTCTCCCGGCGCACCCGCGCCCGGCTCTTCGCCCGGGACGCGTCCGTGGACGCCGCCGAGGCCGTCGGCGCGGTCCTCGGCCAGGAACTGAACCTCCCGGAGGCCGAGGTGGAGCGTTCGGTCTCCGACTACCTCACGGCCGTCCGGCACGAAAAGTCCGTACTCCTCGAAGGGGCAGCAGCATGATCAGCCGTCAGACCATCACCCACCCGTTCAACCGGGGCAACTACACGATCGGCGCCCCCAGCTTCGCCAAGTGGGCACGGAACACGCCGGTCGGGGACGGCGACGCCGCCCTCCAGGTGGACCCGGTCGAGGTCCCCGAGACCGTGCTCGGGGCGCTGCGCGAGGCCGCGCACGCCGTGCACACCGCCCGCGAAGAGGTCGTCACCCGCACCCGTGACTGGTGGGCGGGGTCGATGATCGGCGAGACCGAGGGCCGTCCCGCGACGCCGGACGCGGTGGTCGTCGAGGCGGCCGACGCCGACCAGGTCGCCGCCGTCCTGCGGATCTGCCACGAGGCGGGCATACCCGTCACCCCGTCCGCGGGCCGCTCCAACGTCACCGGTGCGGCGCTCCCCGTCTTCGGCGGCGTCGTCCTCGACGTCTGCGGGCTGAACCGCATCACCGGCTTCGACGCCGAGTCGAACGTCGTGGACGTCCAGGCCGGGATGTTCGGCGACCTCTTCGAGAAGCAGCTCCAGGAGGAGTACGGGGTCACCACGGGACACTGGCCTTCCGCCTTCGCCGTCTCCACGGTCGGCGGCTGGATCGCCTGCCGCGGCGCGGGGCAGCTCTCCACCCGGTACGGCAAGATCGAGGACATGGTCGTCGGCGTGGACGTGGTGCACGCCGACGGCACGCGCGCCACCTACGGCGATTACGCCCGCGCCGCGGTCGGCCCCGACCTGCGCCAGCTGTTCGTCGGCTCCGAGGGCACCCTCGGCGTGATCGTCTCGGCACGGCTGCGGGTCCACCCGCTGCCGGAGTACGCCAGTGCCCTCGCGTACGGATTCACGACCTTCGCCGAGGGCCTGGACGCCTGCCGCAAGATCATGCAGCGCGGTGCGACCCCGGCCGTCCTGCGGCTCTACGACGCCCTGGAGTCGGGCACCCACTTCGGCCACCCCGAGACCAACCTCCTGCTCATCGCCGACGAGGGCGACCCCGCCCTCGTCGACGCCTCCCTCGCCGTGGCGGCCGAGGTCTGCTCGGCGTACGGTCCCGAGCTGGACAGCGAAGCCGTATTCGAGCGCTGGCTGGACGAGCGGATGCTGGTCGGCAAGTCCGCCGACGGCTTCACGCCGGGGCCCGGCTTCGTCGCCGACACCCTGGAGATGGCCGCGTCCTGGAAGGACCTGCCGGTGATCTACGACGAAGTGGTCGCCGCCATCGAGTCGGTGCCCGGCACTCTGGCCGCCTCCGCCCACCAGTCCCACGCGTACACGGATGGCGCCTGCGTCTACTTCTCGCTGCGCGGCGACGTGGCGCCCGAGGCGCGCCGCGACTGGTACCGCTCGGTGTGGGACGCGGCGAACGCCGTACTGATCAAGCACGCGGCGGCGCTCAGCCACCACCACGGCTGCGGGTTGCTGCGCGGCCCCTACCTGGAGGAATCCCTCGGAGCCGGCTTCGCGACGTTCGTCGCGGTGAAGAACGCCCTGGACCCGGCGGGCCTTCTCAACCCTGGCAAGCTGGGGCTTCCCAGCCGATTCGGTACGTCTCCGCTGAACTGAACGTAGGTACCGCCATGCCCCCTTCCCCCTCCCGGTCCTGTGCCGCACTCGACCCCCGGCTCACCGCGGCGTTCGCCCAGGTGCCGGTCGTCGCGTCCGTCGTCGGCACCCAGCCGCTGCGGCAGTTCCTGACCGCACCGGCCAAGGTGTGCATCCTCGCCTCGTTCGCCGTGGGGCAGCTGCCCCAGGTCGTACCGGCGCTGGGCCGGGCGGGGAAGACCGTGTTCGTGAACGTGGACAGCAGCCCCGGTCTGGCTCAGGACCGGGGCGCGCTTGAGTTCATCAAGAACATGGGCGCGCACGGCGTGGTCAGCACGCGGCTCTCCCTGATCGAGAAGGGCCGTCCGCTCGGTCTGCTGACGATGATGAAGGTGTTCGTCACCGACCGGTCCAACCTGCGCCGCTCCACGGACGCGATCTCGCGCGGGGCGCCGGACCTGGTCGAGATCATGCCCGCCCCGATCATCGCCCGGATGAGCGCCCAGGCGCAGCGCGCGATGTCCCCTTCGGTGGCCGCGGGCTTCGTGGAGACCCCCTCGGACGTGGCGCTCGCCCTGGCCCTCGGGTCGAGCGCCGCCGCCACGTCCGATCCCCGCCTCTGGAGTCTGCGCAGGGACCAGCTTCCTCCGGTCCCGCCCTCCGCCCTGAAGAGGCCCACCGCACCCGAGGAGTAACCCCATGACCTTCGTGGTCGTAGCCCGCTACCGCACCAGAAGCGGAGCGGAGAACACCGTCCTGCCCCTGCTCGACACGGTGGCCGCCGCCTCCCGCCTGGAGCCCGGCAACCTCGCCTACCGGGTCCACCAGGGCACCGAGGACCCGCGCGCGATCGTGCTCTACGAGGAGTACGCCTCCGAGGCGGACTTCGCCGCGCACTGCGCGACGCCGCACTTCCAGGAGATCGTGCTCGGCAAGGTCGTCCCGCTCCTGGAGAGCCGCGACGTCCTGCGCTGCGCCCCGCGTGGGGAGGTGGACGCGTGAAGACCCGTGCGGTGGTGCTTCGCGGCATCGCGAAGGACCGCCCGTACTCCGGGACCCGCCCCGTCGAGGTGGAGGAGCTGGAGCTCGGCGCCCCGCGCGAGGGCGAGGTACTGGTCCGCGTCGCCGCCGCCTCGCTCTGCCACTCGGACCTCTCGGTGGTCAACGGCGACCGGGTCCGTCCGCTGCCGATGGCCCTTGGCCACGAGGCGGTCGGTGTCGTCCAGGACACAGGACCCGGCGTTTCCCGGGTCTCCCCCGGCGACCACGTGGCGCTCGTCTACGTACCGAGCTGCGGCTTCTGCGCCGACTGCGCGGCGGGCCGTCCCGCCCTCTGCGCGAAGGCCGCGGCGGCTAACGGCTCCGGTGCGCTCCTGCACGGCCCGCCCCTGCTGACCGACGCCTCCGGCGCCCCGGTCCTCCACCAGCTGGGCGTCTCCGCGTTCTCCGAACACGCCGTCCTCGCCCAGGAATCGTTGGTGCCGATCCCCAAGGACGTCCCGTTCGCCGTCGCCTCGATGTTCGGCTGCGCGGTGCTGACGGGCGCGGGCGCGGTGATCAACACGGCGGCCCTGCGCCCCGGTCAGTCGACGGTGGTCTACGGCCTGGGCGGCGTGGGCCTCTCCGCGGTCCTCGGCGCCCGCGCCGCGGGCGCCTGCCCGATCATCGCGGTCGACCCGGTCGAGGAGAAGCGCGAGCTGGCCCTGCGGCTGGGCGCGACCCATGCGTACGCCCCCGACGACGCGGTCCGACAGATCCGCGAACTCACCTCCGGCGGAGCCGAGTTGGCGGTGGAGGCGGTCGGCAGCGCGCCGGTGATGGCGGAGTGCCTGACGGCCGTGGCCCGGGGCGGCAAGGTCGTCTCGGTCGGCCTTCCCGCGCCCGACCGGGTCCTGCAGGTGCCCGCCCTCGCGTTCGCGGGCGAGGGCAAGTCCCTCCTTGGCTCGTACATGGGTGACGCGGTGCCGCGCCGGGACATCCCGAGGTTCCTGGACCTGTGGCGCGCGGGCCTGATGCCGGTGGAGCACATGCACAGCGGCACACTCCCGCTGGCCGACATCAACACGGCGCTGGAGGAGCTGGCTTCGGGCCGGGCGATCCGCCAGGTCATCGACACGTCGGGCATGCTGGGCGCCTGAGATCGGACCAGGCTCAACCGCCCAAGGGGAGGAACGCCGAGTCGGAAGGGTCGAGAGCCCACCCTCCGCCGCCGGGAAGGCATTTCAGCGCGGTGTCGGCCGTGCCCGACGCGTTGGTGCCGGTATTGAAGTTGGCATTGGGCGTGTTGGGCAGCAGTCCCATGTAGTACTGCCCGCTCGAAGTCCACACGCACTGGTGCAGGTTGAGGTACTGATGGTCGGCCAGGTCGAACGACTTGACGGCGGAGTTGGCCAGGAGCAGCCGCCAGCCGCCTCCGCCGGGGCCACAGTTGAGCTTCGTGTCGGCCGTGTCGGAGACGTTGGTGCCGGTGTTGAAGTTGACGTTCGGAGTGTTCGGGAGGACCGCCGTGTAGTGCTGCCCGGGTGAGAAGTACACGCACTGGTGCACGTTCAGGTACCGACCGGCGGTGAGGTCGAAGGCCTTCACCGCGGAGTTGGCGGGCGCCGGCCTCCAGCCCCCGCTCCCGGGTCCGCAGGAGAGCGTGGTGTCCGGCGTGCTGGAGGCGTTCGTGCCGGTGTTGAAGGCGGTGTTCGCCGTGTTGGGCAGCACGTTCGTGTAGTGCCCGCCGCTCCCGACGTAGACGCACTGGTGGAGGTTCAGATAGCGCGCGGCCGGCCGCACTCCGGGCTGCTCCGCCACGGCGGTGCTCCCCAGGGACAAACCGATGACTCCCGCAACCGCTGCCGCGACAAAGGAAAACCTGCGCATGGCGCGCTCCTCCCGAACCGACGACGCCGCCCCATGACGGCATGCACTCACCAAGCTACTGACGCGAGGCGCGGAAGAACGCACGAGCACATAAGAGGTAACCCGTATGGCCTAGACGGTTCCTGACGGACGACGCAGAAGGCGATACCGACCTCAGGCCCTTAGCCCAGGAACGACAACCGCACCTGCCGCCTCGGGTTGTCCCGGTTCGTGTCGACCAGGCACACCGACTGCCAGGTGCCGAGCTCCAGGCTGCCGCCGACGACCGGCAGCGTCGCGTGGGGCGGTACCAGGGCGGGCAGGACGTGGTCGCGGCCGTGGCCGGGGCTGCCGTGGCGGTGCTGCCAGCGGTCGTCGGCGGGGAGCAGCGTGTGCAGCGCGGCGAGAAGGTCGTCGTCGCTGCCCGCGCCCGTCTCCAGGACGGCGATGCCCGCCGTGGCGTGCGGGACGAAGACGTTGAGGAGGCCGTCGCGGCCCGCCGCCGCCTCCCGCAGGAAGCGCTCGCAGGCGTGGGTGAGGTCGACGACCGTCTCGGCCGAGCCGGTGTCGATGGTCAGGACCCGGGTGGTGAAGGCATCGGACATGGCTCCATCCTCCCCCATCGCACCCGCTGATCGCCGACGGCACCTTCCGAGCACTGATACGCGGCGTCCGCCTTTCGAGACGGCATTGACCCTGCGTACGCGATCTGGCTACGTTCTGCGGCATGTTGCGTTCAGCCTTGCTCACCACGCGCGGTCACATCGACCTGCTGCGGGTGGCCTCTTCCGCGTGTCGTCGCGGCTGCTGACGCCCTCTCACCCGCTCTTCCCCTCTCCTTCCCGCCCGGTCGGCCGGGCGCTCTCCGCCGCTCCCGCGTGATCTCTGTGTGCGCATGCCCTGTGCGTGCGCCACGCGCGCCCGAGTGCCGCTGACGCGCGCCGTCCCGCCCCGGCCACCCCTCCCCCGCCGTGGAGCACCCATGAGCACCAGTCATGCGCCGCCGCATGCCTCAACCGACATTTCCGGTATATCCAAGAATCCGGCCCTCGACGACGCGCCCCGCGAGGACGCGCCCGGTCCGGAACTCGTCCCCCTCGTCCCCGCCTCGAGCCGCCGCACCCACGTCCCCCGCTGGCTGCGCCGCACCTCGGGCCCGCTCCTCCTGCTCGCCCTGTGGCAGGTCCTCAGCTCCACGGGCGCGTTGACGGACGACGTGCTCGCCCCGCCCGGCACCATCGCGCGCCTCGCGGGCGACATGATCGCCGATGGATCGCTGCCCTCCGCCATGGGCGTCTCGCTGCAACGCGTCGCCGTCGGGCTGCTGTTCGGCACCGTCGTCGGCACCGCGCTCGCCCTGGTCGCCGGGCTCTTCCGGATCGGCGAGGACCTCGTGGACGCCAGCGTGCAGATGCTGCGGACCGTGCCGTTCGTGGGGCTGATCCCCCTGTTCATCATCTGGTTCGGCATCGGCGAGACGCCCAAGATCGCCATCATCACGCTGGGCGTCTCCTTCCCCCTCTACCTCAACGTGTACGCCGGAATCCGTGGCGTCGACGCCCAGTTGATCGAGGCCGGGGAGTCGCTCGGGCTCTCCCGCTGGGGGCTCGTGCGGCACGTCGTCCTGCCCGGAGCGCTGCCCGGCGCCATGACCGGGCTGCGCTACTCGCTGGGCATCGCCTGGCTGGCCCTGGTCTTCGCCGAGCAGGTCAACGCCGACGCGGGCATCGGCTTCGTGATGGTCCAGGCCCGTGACTTCCTGCGCACCGACGTGATCGTCGTCTGCCTGATCGTCTACGCCTTCCTCGGCCTGATCGCCGACTTCATCGTCCGCACCCTCGAAAGGCTGCTGCTGCAATGGCGACCGACGTTCACCGGCCGGTGACCACCCCTGCGGTGAACGCCCCCACGGGATCCGCC contains:
- a CDS encoding secondary thiamine-phosphate synthase enzyme YjbQ produces the protein MSDAFTTRVLTIDTGSAETVVDLTHACERFLREAAAGRDGLLNVFVPHATAGIAVLETGAGSDDDLLAALHTLLPADDRWQHRHGSPGHGRDHVLPALVPPHATLPVVGGSLELGTWQSVCLVDTNRDNPRRQVRLSFLG
- a CDS encoding FAD-binding oxidoreductase, whose amino-acid sequence is MISRQTITHPFNRGNYTIGAPSFAKWARNTPVGDGDAALQVDPVEVPETVLGALREAAHAVHTAREEVVTRTRDWWAGSMIGETEGRPATPDAVVVEAADADQVAAVLRICHEAGIPVTPSAGRSNVTGAALPVFGGVVLDVCGLNRITGFDAESNVVDVQAGMFGDLFEKQLQEEYGVTTGHWPSAFAVSTVGGWIACRGAGQLSTRYGKIEDMVVGVDVVHADGTRATYGDYARAAVGPDLRQLFVGSEGTLGVIVSARLRVHPLPEYASALAYGFTTFAEGLDACRKIMQRGATPAVLRLYDALESGTHFGHPETNLLLIADEGDPALVDASLAVAAEVCSAYGPELDSEAVFERWLDERMLVGKSADGFTPGPGFVADTLEMAASWKDLPVIYDEVVAAIESVPGTLAASAHQSHAYTDGACVYFSLRGDVAPEARRDWYRSVWDAANAVLIKHAAALSHHHGCGLLRGPYLEESLGAGFATFVAVKNALDPAGLLNPGKLGLPSRFGTSPLN
- a CDS encoding zinc-binding dehydrogenase translates to MKTRAVVLRGIAKDRPYSGTRPVEVEELELGAPREGEVLVRVAAASLCHSDLSVVNGDRVRPLPMALGHEAVGVVQDTGPGVSRVSPGDHVALVYVPSCGFCADCAAGRPALCAKAAAANGSGALLHGPPLLTDASGAPVLHQLGVSAFSEHAVLAQESLVPIPKDVPFAVASMFGCAVLTGAGAVINTAALRPGQSTVVYGLGGVGLSAVLGARAAGACPIIAVDPVEEKRELALRLGATHAYAPDDAVRQIRELTSGGAELAVEAVGSAPVMAECLTAVARGGKVVSVGLPAPDRVLQVPALAFAGEGKSLLGSYMGDAVPRRDIPRFLDLWRAGLMPVEHMHSGTLPLADINTALEELASGRAIRQVIDTSGMLGA
- a CDS encoding glycerol-3-phosphate dehydrogenase/oxidase — translated: MITMPARKPRRSAAAARRTPLLLDRKALKRQLADDTYDVLVIGGGVTGAYAVLDAASRGLRAALIEKDDFASGTSSKSSKMVHGGLRYIEQGNVNLVRHSLLERHRFRKNAPHLVHRLPFLFPILEKEGIFDARLAKGFEGLLWTYDLVGGWRIGKLHQRLTVPEVLAQAPTLRAENLRGGLMYFDARTDDARLVLTIVRTAAALGATVLNGAKAEGLLTRQGKVAGARVAADGDTFDIRARAVVNATGVWTDELDAKADDGHRPQVRPAKGVHIVVPWDKVRINCTVTVPIPGRARRATCTRWGNSVVLGTTDEDYQGSPDDVHCTRQEMDFLLEGANTAFEGKLTPDDVVGSIGGLRPLVGGKEGATLDMRRDHHITVGRTGMVTVTGGKLTTSRHMGELVVDKVMAVLGRKGKSRTADLPLLGGAGHDTEAVAASGGIAAHLGERFGTEARFVGDLIQDDPALAEPIVAGLPYTKAEVVYAARAELARSVDDVLSRRTRARLFARDASVDAAEAVGAVLGQELNLPEAEVERSVSDYLTAVRHEKSVLLEGAAA
- a CDS encoding putative quinol monooxygenase, which translates into the protein MTFVVVARYRTRSGAENTVLPLLDTVAAASRLEPGNLAYRVHQGTEDPRAIVLYEEYASEADFAAHCATPHFQEIVLGKVVPLLESRDVLRCAPRGEVDA
- a CDS encoding putative leader peptide encodes the protein MLRSALLTTRGHIDLLRVASSACRRGC
- a CDS encoding ABC transporter permease — its product is MSTSHAPPHASTDISGISKNPALDDAPREDAPGPELVPLVPASSRRTHVPRWLRRTSGPLLLLALWQVLSSTGALTDDVLAPPGTIARLAGDMIADGSLPSAMGVSLQRVAVGLLFGTVVGTALALVAGLFRIGEDLVDASVQMLRTVPFVGLIPLFIIWFGIGETPKIAIITLGVSFPLYLNVYAGIRGVDAQLIEAGESLGLSRWGLVRHVVLPGALPGAMTGLRYSLGIAWLALVFAEQVNADAGIGFVMVQARDFLRTDVIVVCLIVYAFLGLIADFIVRTLERLLLQWRPTFTGR
- a CDS encoding glycerol-3-phosphate responsive antiterminator, which gives rise to MPPSPSRSCAALDPRLTAAFAQVPVVASVVGTQPLRQFLTAPAKVCILASFAVGQLPQVVPALGRAGKTVFVNVDSSPGLAQDRGALEFIKNMGAHGVVSTRLSLIEKGRPLGLLTMMKVFVTDRSNLRRSTDAISRGAPDLVEIMPAPIIARMSAQAQRAMSPSVAAGFVETPSDVALALALGSSAAATSDPRLWSLRRDQLPPVPPSALKRPTAPEE